In Scylla paramamosain isolate STU-SP2022 chromosome 19, ASM3559412v1, whole genome shotgun sequence, a single genomic region encodes these proteins:
- the LOC135109600 gene encoding uncharacterized protein LOC135109600 isoform X2 has product MASATATAAVDYPRLKLLCILEGPGAAVLSYALKCGTKKTASTTLLDHLKNLPHTSTANYRALNGEQKRKAFTNLEKKNIAEDPSCQSFDISLLYKCIRLACEDVAGLSDARWQDDGEMEGLITKIKEERNICVHERPHMTHDQQFLDKVQELKILLNRALQAVQDKYGVCDVETTNVINTIARQMQDILQAFTENVLLEMCFEKRLHLFKQVSVGHLKNFYKKNEYFDPLSFLSGSPVERVHIQTIFSKLVLKQQPKNIDIDCLGLLKVLREEFQGSQPSQAAQDQRPRLAVVSGVAGSGKTTLLTFILSEWLKKEGDCRITYLEEFEIVLRILCRDKDASTLETFLGLVLPSSLLVFHEPLMNFLKHCKVLFLIDGLDELNSCSDQLVSDILMASKYATDFYILATSRPERVDQFLALTRQDYRQSLISMQGIPVADRQSFALQYCTSTNQDKLREVIEKKGNMQLFELPLNLLFLVTLFEDEPQCIKENTTQYNLYTHIHEWCTEKLHHRISMHPTWGKNEPETLKTRIKSVLKEVYQMALQGLLQDRLSLSDEDIKRLTDCCKREDLPSHQILGAFFTLRSSITNRVVKRKYYTPHKGLLEYFAARHIMQHLHDESLLEPGAIRSLLQGAAQPKTHPLEPRGLRNLFCHVAGLLSEQEVPKRPETIKEVIYLLAETGVEWDEWLSLVEDTDYNESFLQGIALHVTKKPPRGPVRIGDNKLASAAALLPRTPVTTMELHLENEKVNMENVFALNDHHCRVLYLRHHYEHPSHIFASDTVLRAINRSRLVGFSGHLSADCVVLLPECLEKLYLAVSSDQHAASLLMTITRAASSMPKLGWLSESVLH; this is encoded by the coding sequence ATGGCCAGTGCCACCGCCACCGCGGCAGTGGATTATCCGCGTCTGAAGCTGTTGTGCATCTTGGAGGGTCCGGGAGCAGCCGTGCTCTCTTACGCTCTGAAATGCGGCACAAAGAAGaccgcctccaccaccctctTGGACCACCTAAAGAACCTCCCGCACACTTCAACGGCCAATTACCGTGCACTTAATGgtgaacagaagaggaaggctTTTACCaaccttgagaaaaaaaatattgcagaaGATCCCTCGTGTCAAAGCTTTGATATATCACTTCTCTACAAGTGCATAAGACTAGCCTGCGAAGATGTGGCAGGGCTCAGTGATGCACGCTGGCAAgatgatggagagatggagggccTGATCACTAAGATCAAAGAAGAACGAAACATTTGTGTGCATGAAAGGCCTCATATGACACATGATCAGCAGTTCCTGGACAAAGTTCAGGAGCTCAAGATTCTCCTCAATAGAGCCCTTCAGGCTGTCCAGGACAAATATGGAGTCTGTGATGTTGAGACCACAAACGTAATAAATACCATAGCAAGGCAGATGCAAGATATATTGCAAGCCTTTACTGAAAATGTTTTATTAGAAATGTGCTTTGAGAAACGGCTCCATTTATTTAAACAAGTGTCAGTGGGTCACCTGAAgaatttttacaaaaaaaatgagtattttGACCCACTGTCCTTTCTTAGTGGATCCCCAGTAGAACGGGTCCACATCCAAACCATATTTTCAAAACTTGTTCTTAAACAGCAACCAAAGAATATTGACATTGACTGTTTGGGTCTGTTAAAAGTTTTAAGAGAAGAGTTTCAGGGCTCCCAGCCCTCACAGGCTGCCCAGGACCAAAGGCCGCGACTTGCTGTGGTAAGCGGTGTAGCCGGGAGTGGCAAAACCACCCTACTCACTTTCATTTTGTCCGAATGGCTCAAAAAAGAGGGTGACTGCCGCATCACATATCTAGAGGAATTTGAGATCGTCCTGCGTATTCTGTGCCGAGACAAAGATGCTTCCACTCTGGAGACGTTTCTGGGCTTAGTCCTCCCATCTAGTCTGTTAGTGTTTCATGAACCTCTCATGAACTTTTTAAAGCACTGTAAAGTGCTGTTTCTCATTGACGGACTAGACGAGCTCAACAGCTGTTCCGATCAGCTGGTGAGTGACATTCTGATGGCAAGTAAATACGCCACAGATTTTTATATTCTCGCCACCTCACGACCGGAGCGAGTGGACCAGTTCTTGGCCCTGACGAGACAGGACTATCGGCAGTCTCTGATATCCATGCAGGGAATTCCTGTCGCTGATAGACAGAGCTTTGCTCTGCAATACTGCACCTCCACAAACCAGGATAAGTTGAGGGAggtcatagaaaaaaaaggcaacatgCAGTTGTTTGAACTTCCCCTGAACCTATTATTTCTGGTTACATTGTTTGAAGACGAACCCCAGTGCATTAAGGAAAACACTACCCAGTACAATTTGTACACTCACATCCACGAGTGGTGCACAGAAAAGTTGCACCACAGAATATCCATGCACCCCACATGGGGGAAGAACGAACCAGAGACCCTCAAGACGAGGATAAAAAGTGTGCTGAAAGAGGTGTACCAAATGGCACTACAAGGCCTCCTGCAAGACAGATTGAGCCTCTCGGATGAGGACATCAAACGACTGACGGATTGCTGCAAGAGAGAGGATCTGCCAAGCCACCAAATCCTTGGAGCCTTCTTCACTCTGCGGTCGTCCATCACCAACAGAGTAGTTAAAAGGAAATACTACACACCACACAAAGGACTGCTGGAATACTTTGCCGCTCGACATATCATGCAGCACCTTCATGATGAATCCCTCCTAGAACCAGGAGCTATTAGAAGCCTGCTTCAGGGCGCTGCTCAGCCAAAGACACACCCTCTAGAACCTCGGGGTCTGCGTAACCTTTTCTGCCACGTGGCGGGACTCTTAAGCGAACAAGAGGTCCCAAAACGTCCCGAGACCATAAAGGAAGTGATATACCTGCTAGCAGAGACAGGCGTAGAATGGGATGAATGGCTATCACTAGTGGAAGACACGGATTATAATGAAAGCTTCCTGCAGGGCATCGCTCTTCATGTGACAAAAAAACCTCCTCGTGGCCCAGTAAGGATAGGAGACAATAAGTTGGCCAGCGCTGCGGCACTGCTCCCCCGTACACCCGTAACAACGATGGAACTACACCTGGAGAACGAAAAAGTGAATATGGAGAATGTTTTTGCCTTGAATGATCATCATTGCCGTGTGTTGTATCTGCGGCACCATTACGAGCACCCGAGCCACATATTCGCCTCAGACACAGTGCTGCGCGCCataaacag